The following coding sequences lie in one Amycolatopsis cihanbeyliensis genomic window:
- the moeZ gene encoding adenylyltransferase/sulfurtransferase MoeZ: MSALPPLVEPAAELTKDEVARYSRHLIIPDVGMEGQKRLKNAKVLVIGAGGLGSPALLYLAAAGVGTLGVVDFDVVDESNLQRQVIHGQSDIDKPKAESARESVAEVNPFVQVRLHTEQLTSENALDIFRDYDLILDGTDNFATRYLVNDAAVLLGKPYVWGSIFRFEGQVSVFWEDAPNGRGLNYRDLYPEPPPPGMVPSCAEGGVLGVLCASIGSIMVNEAIKLITGIGEPLLGRLISYDALEMRYREVKVRKDPETPKITELIDYEAFCGVVSDEAQDAASGHTITPAELKAKFDSGEDFQLIDVREPHEYEIVNIKGAKLIPKDRILSGEALAELPQNKPIVLHCKSGGRSAEALAALHRAGFSDASHLGGGVLAWANQIDTSLPTY; this comes from the coding sequence TCGTCGAGCCGGCAGCCGAGCTCACGAAGGACGAGGTGGCCAGGTACAGCAGGCACCTCATCATCCCGGACGTCGGGATGGAAGGGCAGAAACGGCTGAAGAACGCGAAAGTCCTGGTCATCGGAGCCGGTGGGCTCGGCAGCCCGGCGCTGCTCTACCTGGCCGCCGCCGGGGTCGGCACCCTCGGGGTGGTCGACTTCGACGTGGTGGACGAGTCCAACCTGCAGCGCCAGGTGATCCACGGCCAGTCCGATATCGACAAGCCGAAGGCGGAGTCGGCGCGGGAGTCGGTTGCCGAGGTCAACCCTTTCGTCCAGGTCCGGCTGCACACCGAGCAGCTGACCAGCGAGAACGCCTTGGACATCTTCCGTGACTACGACCTGATCCTGGACGGCACGGACAACTTCGCCACCCGGTACCTGGTGAACGACGCCGCCGTGCTGCTCGGCAAGCCCTACGTGTGGGGCTCGATCTTCCGGTTCGAGGGCCAGGTGAGCGTGTTCTGGGAGGACGCGCCGAACGGGAGGGGCCTGAACTACCGCGACCTCTACCCGGAGCCGCCGCCTCCCGGCATGGTGCCCTCCTGCGCCGAGGGCGGCGTGCTCGGTGTGCTCTGCGCCTCCATCGGCTCGATCATGGTGAACGAGGCGATCAAGCTGATCACCGGGATCGGCGAACCGCTGCTCGGCAGGCTGATCAGCTATGACGCGCTGGAGATGCGCTACCGCGAGGTCAAGGTCCGCAAGGATCCGGAAACCCCGAAGATCACCGAGCTGATCGACTACGAGGCGTTCTGCGGTGTGGTGAGCGACGAGGCACAGGATGCCGCCTCCGGGCACACCATCACCCCCGCCGAGCTGAAGGCCAAGTTCGACTCGGGTGAGGACTTCCAGCTGATCGACGTCCGCGAGCCGCACGAGTACGAGATCGTGAACATCAAGGGCGCCAAGCTGATCCCGAAGGACCGGATCCTCTCCGGTGAGGCGCTGGCCGAGCTGCCGCAGAACAAGCCGATCGTGCTGCACTGCAAGAGCGGTGGACGCTCGGCCGAGGCGCTGGCCGCGTTGCACCGGGCCGGGTTCTCCGACGCCAGCCACCTCGGTGGCGGGGTGCTGGCCTGGGCGAACCAGATCGACACCAGTCTGCCGACATACTGA
- a CDS encoding erythromycin esterase family protein, producing the protein MNWIAAHAHPLRTLDPEASLTDLLPLGELVGDATIVALGTASRLTTELSAVAQRILRVLVEWHGFRTLALEGDEQASVELDRYVRTGDGDLTDLLSGARSFWRTEEIRAAVRWVREFNQAHPEDPVRIAHPERPADPAAPLGSMPEIERGLAENTLAWQRRTGDKIVYWGGIAHTLTRDSPPVERVNMGTRLRAEYGCRYVSIGLTFHHGTGAQPVPPPPPDHAEAALGAAGIDAYYLDLRADPDSPARAWLDAPTRARLIGPRYDPELYLDGGSLAEWFDVLVYLTATTPFHPLPS; encoded by the coding sequence ATGAACTGGATCGCCGCGCATGCGCACCCGTTGCGCACGCTCGATCCGGAGGCGTCCCTGACCGACCTGCTGCCGCTGGGTGAACTCGTCGGTGACGCGACGATCGTCGCGCTCGGCACCGCGTCCCGGCTCACCACCGAGCTGTCCGCGGTCGCGCAGCGGATCCTGCGCGTGCTGGTCGAGTGGCACGGATTCCGCACACTGGCGCTGGAAGGCGACGAGCAGGCCAGCGTCGAGCTGGACCGGTATGTCCGTACCGGCGACGGTGACCTCACGGACCTGCTGTCCGGGGCACGATCGTTCTGGCGCACCGAGGAGATCCGCGCGGCCGTCCGGTGGGTACGGGAATTCAACCAGGCGCATCCCGAGGACCCGGTCCGGATCGCCCATCCCGAGCGGCCCGCCGATCCGGCGGCGCCACTGGGCAGCATGCCGGAGATCGAACGTGGACTGGCCGAGAACACACTCGCCTGGCAGCGGCGTACCGGGGACAAGATCGTCTACTGGGGCGGGATCGCGCACACCCTGACCCGGGACTCGCCGCCCGTGGAGCGTGTGAACATGGGCACCCGGCTGCGGGCTGAGTATGGGTGCCGGTACGTCTCGATCGGGCTGACCTTCCACCACGGCACCGGCGCACAGCCCGTACCCCCGCCGCCACCCGATCACGCCGAGGCGGCGCTCGGTGCGGCCGGGATCGACGCCTACTACCTCGATCTGCGGGCCGATCCGGACTCGCCCGCCCGCGCCTGGCTGGACGCGCCGACCAGGGCGCGGCTCATCGGCCCGCGTTACGATCCCGAGCTCTACCTCGACGGGGGATCGCTCGCCGAGTGGTTCGACGTGCTGGTGTACCTCACCGCAACCACTCCGTTCCATCCTTTGCCGTCCTGA
- a CDS encoding HNH endonuclease signature motif containing protein, producing the protein MTRTFGIDTSRMGEEELLAALGEIEQRRRVDYAREVAVLAELDGRTTAGRRGYRDVAVLAREILRINAYDARQRVTHARTAVARHGPTGTPLKPDLPEVGAAVAEGAIGPEHEEAIRATMARFPQPVSLPDREHAEALLTTAAREYEPHTVTALGREIVARLNQDGNPPTEHDLTRPARFLDWRDTRGGRLRGTFELDPETAALLTGLIEPRAKPHSSPEEPDRRSKHQRQGDAPADMLRAAARCPDDGPTEPGEPVTVMVSITPDDLKHGTGHGLLHGQESHSATQIRRIACDTYVAPALLGSTGEILNIGQKHRTIPLTIRRALILRDNGCTFPGHRRKPKQCQAHHVTLWANGGPTALHNLTLLYPHHHHNLIHHTEWHIRIRNGLPEFIPPTFLHPKQRPRRNLLHHEGTTT; encoded by the coding sequence GTGACCAGGACTTTCGGCATCGACACCTCTCGCATGGGCGAGGAGGAACTACTGGCCGCGCTGGGCGAGATCGAACAGCGGCGGCGGGTGGACTATGCCCGAGAGGTGGCGGTCCTGGCGGAGTTGGACGGCCGCACCACCGCCGGGCGGCGGGGGTATCGGGATGTGGCCGTGTTGGCGCGGGAGATCCTGCGCATCAACGCTTATGACGCCCGGCAACGGGTGACGCACGCCCGAACAGCGGTGGCCCGGCACGGCCCCACCGGTACCCCGCTGAAGCCGGACCTGCCCGAGGTGGGTGCCGCCGTGGCGGAGGGCGCGATCGGGCCCGAACATGAGGAGGCCATCCGCGCCACCATGGCCAGGTTTCCGCAGCCGGTGAGCCTGCCCGATCGCGAGCACGCCGAGGCGCTGCTGACCACAGCCGCCCGGGAATACGAACCCCACACCGTGACCGCGCTGGGGCGAGAGATCGTGGCCCGCCTGAACCAGGACGGAAACCCACCCACCGAACACGACCTGACGCGGCCCGCCCGGTTTCTGGACTGGCGCGACACCCGGGGTGGACGGCTACGCGGCACCTTCGAACTCGACCCGGAGACCGCGGCGTTGCTGACCGGCCTGATCGAACCCCGCGCCAAGCCCCACAGCAGCCCCGAGGAACCCGACCGGCGCAGCAAACACCAGCGGCAAGGCGACGCGCCCGCCGACATGCTCCGGGCCGCGGCCCGATGCCCGGACGACGGACCCACCGAACCCGGCGAACCCGTCACCGTCATGGTGTCGATCACCCCGGACGACCTCAAACACGGCACCGGCCACGGGCTCCTGCACGGGCAGGAATCGCACTCCGCCACCCAGATCCGGCGCATAGCCTGCGATACCTACGTGGCGCCCGCCCTACTGGGCAGCACCGGCGAGATCCTGAACATCGGGCAGAAACACCGCACCATCCCCCTCACCATCCGCCGAGCCCTGATCCTGCGAGACAACGGGTGCACGTTCCCCGGCCACCGCCGCAAACCCAAACAATGCCAAGCACACCACGTAACTTTGTGGGCCAACGGCGGCCCGACCGCACTACACAACCTGACACTGCTATACCCCCATCATCACCACAACCTGATCCACCACACCGAATGGCACATCCGCATCCGCAACGGGCTACCAGAGTTCATCCCACCCACCTTCCTGCACCCGAAACAAAGACCCAGACGCAACCTCCTCCACCACGAAGGAACAACCACCTGA
- a CDS encoding phosphoribosylaminoimidazolesuccinocarboxamide synthase, which translates to MKHVHSGKVRDLYELDGDILLVASDRVSVYDVVLPTPIPDKGALLTQLSVWWFDQLAGVVPNHLLSAIDVPPEFAGRAIRCRPLTMIGVECIARGYLTGLGLREYQKYGTVSGVELPDGLEEGSKLPAPIFTPTTKASDGGHDEPMTFAEVVDQEGRETAERLRELTLRIYTQGAERAAARGIIVADTKVEFGRDDQGVLTLGDEILTADSSRFWPADEWQPGKPQQSFDKQFVRDWSLSMGWDKTPPGPELPEEIVTATRERYVEVYERITGRVWSPPRP; encoded by the coding sequence ATGAAGCACGTGCACTCCGGCAAGGTACGTGACCTGTACGAGCTGGACGGGGACATCCTGCTGGTGGCATCCGACCGGGTCTCGGTCTACGACGTGGTGCTACCCACCCCGATTCCGGACAAGGGCGCGTTGTTGACCCAGCTTTCGGTGTGGTGGTTCGACCAGCTCGCCGGGGTGGTGCCCAACCACCTGCTGTCCGCCATCGACGTGCCGCCGGAGTTCGCGGGCAGGGCGATCCGCTGCCGCCCGCTGACGATGATCGGCGTGGAGTGCATCGCCCGCGGCTACCTGACCGGCCTCGGGCTGCGCGAGTACCAGAAGTACGGCACGGTCTCCGGGGTCGAGTTGCCGGATGGCCTCGAGGAGGGCAGCAAGCTGCCTGCGCCGATTTTCACCCCGACCACGAAGGCCTCCGACGGCGGGCACGACGAGCCGATGACCTTCGCCGAGGTGGTGGACCAGGAAGGCAGGGAGACGGCGGAACGGCTGCGCGAGCTGACCCTGCGGATCTACACCCAGGGCGCCGAGCGGGCGGCGGCGCGCGGGATCATCGTCGCGGACACGAAGGTGGAGTTCGGCCGGGACGACCAGGGGGTGCTGACCCTCGGCGACGAGATACTCACCGCGGACTCCTCCCGGTTCTGGCCGGCCGACGAGTGGCAGCCCGGCAAGCCCCAGCAGTCCTTCGACAAGCAGTTCGTGCGGGACTGGAGCCTCAGCATGGGCTGGGACAAGACCCCGCCGGGACCGGAGCTGCCGGAGGAGATCGTGACCGCGACCCGGGAGCGCTACGTCGAGGTGTACGAGCGGATCACCGGCAGGGTCTGGTCGCCGCCCCGGCCCTGA
- a CDS encoding TIGR02569 family protein has translation MVPSAECPPEHVGTAFGVSLAGAEPLPDGRGWLCGQVVLSPVTDRARAVWLAGTLAAVGAAPDLRVARPVRATDGRWLVAGWRASQYVSGAPAHRPDDTVLAAVRLHQATVGLPRPDFLSRRTDISTEAERAAWGERELELDEHKGGRWFEVLAGARRQVPEPDQLVHRELFGTALFDGDASPGIVDFIPCYRPADWGAAVVAIDALAWGGADPGLLRRWTHLPHWPQLLLRAVLFRLAHHALDPRSTRESLDGLLGAVRQVSDLV, from the coding sequence GTGGTCCCCTCCGCAGAGTGCCCGCCGGAGCATGTCGGCACGGCATTCGGCGTGAGCCTGGCGGGGGCTGAGCCGCTGCCGGACGGTCGCGGCTGGCTGTGCGGGCAGGTCGTGCTCAGCCCGGTCACCGACCGGGCACGGGCGGTATGGCTGGCCGGCACCCTCGCTGCCGTCGGGGCCGCACCGGACCTGCGGGTCGCCCGCCCGGTACGGGCCACGGACGGCCGCTGGCTGGTCGCGGGCTGGCGGGCGAGCCAGTACGTTTCCGGTGCCCCCGCGCACCGGCCGGACGACACCGTGCTCGCCGCGGTACGCCTGCACCAGGCCACGGTGGGCCTGCCGAGGCCGGACTTCCTCTCCCGCCGCACGGACATCTCCACCGAGGCGGAGCGGGCGGCCTGGGGCGAGCGCGAGCTCGAGTTGGACGAGCACAAGGGTGGTCGCTGGTTCGAGGTGCTGGCCGGGGCGCGCAGGCAGGTACCGGAGCCGGACCAACTGGTGCACCGGGAGCTGTTCGGCACGGCCCTTTTCGATGGCGACGCGTCACCGGGCATCGTGGACTTCATCCCCTGCTACCGCCCCGCCGACTGGGGCGCAGCGGTGGTCGCGATCGACGCGCTCGCGTGGGGCGGTGCCGATCCCGGGCTGCTGCGACGCTGGACACACCTGCCGCACTGGCCGCAGCTGCTGCTGCGCGCCGTGCTGTTCCGGCTGGCGCACCACGCGCTGGACCCGCGCTCCACCAGGGAGTCCCTGGATGGGCTGCTGGGCGCCGTGCGGCAGGTCAGCGACCTGGTGTAG
- a CDS encoding molybdopterin oxidoreductase family protein, with protein sequence MTLTAPCTRQVTTDARDPRDTHCPYCALQCGMTLSGAEPVEVRPRRFPVNDGGLCQKGWTSAALLDSPARLTTPLVRVDGQLRPASWDAALDLIAARLSEIRARHGADGVAVFGGGGLTNEKAYLLGKFARVALGTSQVDYNGRFCMSSAAAAGIRAFGLDRGLPFPVTDLAGADAVLLVGANPAETMPPFTQHLRGAIQAGGLVVVDPRRTPTAERASMHLAPAPGTDLALSLGILHAVVAQGHLDESYLDKRTSGFAEAWRIVASWWPERVERVTGVSAADQRRVAARLAAARNAYVLTARGTEQHADGVNMVSGWINLALALGLPGTPGSGYGCLTGQGNGQGGREHGQKADQLPGYRKLDDPAAREHVAAVWGVSPDSLPGPGRSAYELLDALGTEAGPKAMLVFGSNVSVSAPHSGNVAERLSALDFLVVADLVLSETAALADVVLPVTQWAEEDGTMTNLEGRVLLRRKAIDPPDEVRTDLAVLAGLATRLGQPVEAFPADAEAVFTELRTASAGGAADYSGISYDRLRAGEALYWPVPGEDHPGTPRMFLDSFAHPDGRARFVPVDHTGPGEPPDAEFPLQATTGRVLQHYQSGAQTRLVAELNTVVPEAYVELHPDTAARAGLAEGDLAEITSRRGSTTARVRRVPSMRPDLVFLPFHFPGAQRANLLTNPALDPTSRMPEFKVCAVRISAKEGAR encoded by the coding sequence GTGACGTTGACGGCGCCGTGCACGCGGCAGGTCACGACCGACGCCCGGGACCCCCGGGACACACACTGCCCGTACTGTGCCTTGCAGTGCGGGATGACGCTGTCCGGCGCCGAGCCGGTCGAGGTGCGCCCGCGCCGGTTCCCGGTGAACGACGGCGGGCTGTGCCAGAAGGGCTGGACCTCGGCCGCCCTGCTGGACTCCCCGGCCCGCCTCACCACCCCACTGGTCAGGGTGGACGGGCAACTGCGCCCGGCGAGCTGGGATGCCGCGCTGGACCTGATCGCCGCCCGGCTGAGCGAGATCAGGGCCCGGCACGGCGCGGACGGGGTCGCCGTCTTCGGCGGTGGTGGGCTCACCAACGAGAAGGCCTACCTGCTCGGCAAGTTCGCCAGGGTGGCGCTGGGCACCTCGCAGGTGGACTACAACGGCCGGTTCTGCATGTCCTCGGCGGCCGCCGCGGGTATCCGGGCGTTCGGCCTGGACCGCGGGCTGCCGTTCCCGGTCACCGACCTGGCAGGGGCCGACGCGGTACTGCTGGTCGGGGCCAACCCGGCGGAGACCATGCCGCCCTTCACCCAGCACCTGCGTGGCGCGATCCAGGCCGGCGGGTTGGTCGTGGTGGACCCGCGCCGGACGCCCACCGCGGAGCGGGCGAGCATGCATCTCGCGCCCGCCCCGGGCACCGATCTCGCGCTGTCGCTGGGAATCCTGCACGCCGTCGTCGCCCAAGGCCACCTCGACGAGTCCTACCTGGACAAACGGACCTCCGGTTTCGCCGAGGCGTGGCGGATCGTGGCGTCCTGGTGGCCGGAACGGGTCGAGCGGGTGACCGGGGTGTCCGCGGCCGACCAGCGCCGGGTCGCGGCCCGGCTGGCCGCCGCCCGCAATGCCTACGTGCTCACCGCGCGCGGCACCGAGCAGCACGCGGACGGCGTGAACATGGTGAGCGGCTGGATCAACCTGGCGCTGGCGCTCGGCCTTCCCGGCACGCCGGGCTCCGGCTACGGCTGCCTCACCGGGCAGGGCAACGGCCAGGGTGGCCGGGAACACGGGCAGAAGGCCGACCAGCTTCCCGGGTACCGCAAGCTGGACGACCCGGCGGCGCGGGAGCACGTGGCCGCGGTATGGGGCGTGTCCCCGGACTCGTTGCCGGGGCCGGGCCGATCGGCCTACGAACTGCTGGACGCGCTCGGCACCGAGGCCGGGCCGAAGGCGATGCTGGTCTTCGGCAGCAACGTGTCGGTGTCCGCGCCCCATTCGGGAAACGTCGCCGAGAGACTGTCCGCATTGGACTTTCTTGTGGTCGCCGACCTGGTGCTCTCGGAGACCGCGGCACTGGCCGACGTCGTGCTGCCGGTGACGCAGTGGGCCGAGGAGGACGGCACGATGACCAACCTGGAGGGTCGGGTCCTCCTGCGCCGCAAGGCGATCGACCCGCCTGACGAGGTACGCACCGATCTCGCGGTGCTCGCGGGGCTCGCCACCCGGCTCGGGCAACCGGTGGAGGCGTTCCCGGCCGACGCGGAAGCGGTGTTCACCGAGCTGCGCACGGCGTCGGCGGGTGGGGCCGCGGACTACTCCGGCATCAGCTACGACCGGCTGCGCGCCGGGGAGGCCCTGTACTGGCCGGTTCCCGGCGAGGACCATCCAGGGACCCCGCGAATGTTCCTGGACTCCTTCGCCCACCCGGACGGGCGCGCACGGTTCGTTCCGGTGGACCACACCGGCCCCGGCGAGCCGCCGGACGCCGAGTTCCCGTTGCAGGCCACCACCGGGCGGGTGCTGCAGCATTACCAGTCCGGCGCGCAGACCCGCCTGGTCGCGGAGCTGAACACCGTCGTGCCCGAGGCCTATGTCGAGCTGCACCCGGACACCGCCGCGCGGGCCGGGCTCGCCGAAGGCGACCTCGCCGAGATCACCTCGCGCCGGGGCAGCACCACCGCGCGGGTTCGGCGGGTGCCCTCGATGCGGCCCGACCTGGTTTTCCTGCCCTTTCACTTTCCCGGGGCACAGCGGGCGAACCTGCTCACCAATCCGGCGCTGGACCCGACCAGCCGGATGCCCGAGTTCAAGGTCTGCGCCGTCCGGATCTCCGCGAAGGAGGGTGCCCGATGA
- a CDS encoding FAD-dependent oxidoreductase produces the protein MSARRVVVLGYGMAGARLAEEIRHRDPEGERVALTVLGDEPQHAYNRVLLSAVVAGTMSQDTVRLHDPDWATRNRVDLRLGVSAMAIDRARRRVDLSDGSEVDYDALVLATGAAPWLPPVEGLRAEDGALAPGAVAFRTLEDCERILDAAAVGAPVAVLGGGLLGLEAARGLAGRGNLVTVVHPVGHVMERQLDPEAGRVLAGTLGASGIDFRLGVTAARYLPGDGLKLADGSHVQADLVVVSAGVRPEIGPAQGAGLAVDRGVLVDDALRTSDGRIHAIGDCAQHPGTVSGLVQPAWEQAAVLADLLTGTDTASRYRGTAVLTRLKARGVDLASFGETQTEVTDPQAEVLCLTDPARGRYAKLVVREGKATGGILLGVPDAAATVVQLYERGVPLPEDRLAVLLGRALPAAATPATSPADLPASAVVCRCNSVSKGKLVEAWRSGATSVSELVTTTRASTGCGSCRDAVCGIADWLAASS, from the coding sequence ATGAGCGCACGCAGGGTGGTCGTACTGGGGTACGGCATGGCGGGAGCACGGCTGGCAGAGGAGATCAGGCACCGCGACCCCGAGGGCGAGCGGGTCGCGCTCACCGTGCTGGGCGACGAGCCGCAACACGCCTACAACCGGGTACTGCTCTCCGCGGTGGTGGCCGGAACCATGAGCCAGGACACGGTGCGGCTGCACGATCCGGACTGGGCCACGCGGAACCGGGTGGACCTGCGGCTCGGGGTGTCCGCCATGGCCATCGACCGCGCCCGGCGCAGGGTCGACCTTTCTGACGGGTCCGAAGTGGACTATGACGCACTGGTGCTGGCCACCGGCGCGGCACCCTGGCTGCCCCCGGTGGAGGGGCTGCGTGCCGAGGACGGTGCGCTCGCGCCCGGCGCGGTGGCGTTCCGCACGCTGGAGGACTGCGAACGCATCCTGGACGCGGCCGCGGTGGGCGCGCCGGTCGCGGTGCTCGGCGGCGGGCTACTCGGGCTGGAAGCGGCTCGGGGGCTCGCCGGCCGGGGGAACCTGGTGACCGTGGTGCATCCGGTCGGCCATGTGATGGAGCGGCAGCTGGACCCGGAGGCGGGCCGGGTGCTCGCCGGCACGCTGGGCGCGAGCGGTATCGACTTCCGGCTCGGCGTCACCGCCGCGCGGTACCTGCCGGGCGACGGGCTGAAGCTGGCCGACGGCTCGCACGTGCAGGCCGACCTGGTGGTGGTCTCGGCCGGGGTGCGGCCGGAGATCGGGCCGGCACAGGGGGCCGGGCTGGCGGTGGACCGCGGGGTGCTGGTGGACGACGCGTTGCGCACCAGCGACGGCCGGATCCACGCCATCGGCGACTGTGCCCAGCATCCCGGCACCGTGTCCGGGCTGGTGCAGCCGGCCTGGGAGCAGGCAGCGGTACTGGCCGACCTGCTCACCGGGACGGACACCGCCTCCCGGTACCGGGGCACGGCCGTACTCACCCGGCTGAAGGCACGGGGCGTCGACCTGGCCTCGTTCGGCGAGACACAGACCGAGGTCACCGATCCTCAAGCCGAGGTGCTGTGCCTCACCGACCCCGCCCGCGGTAGGTACGCCAAACTCGTGGTGCGGGAAGGCAAGGCGACCGGCGGCATCCTGCTCGGGGTGCCCGACGCCGCGGCCACCGTGGTGCAGCTCTACGAACGCGGGGTCCCGCTGCCGGAGGACCGGCTCGCGGTGCTGCTCGGCAGGGCCCTGCCCGCCGCGGCGACCCCGGCCACCAGCCCGGCCGACCTGCCCGCGTCCGCCGTGGTCTGCCGATGCAACTCGGTGAGCAAGGGAAAGTTGGTCGAGGCCTGGCGTTCCGGAGCCACCTCGGTGTCCGAGCTGGTCACCACCACCCGGGCGAGCACCGGCTGCGGTAGCTGCCGGGACGCGGTATGCGGCATCGCCGACTGGCTGGCCGCCAGCTCCTGA
- a CDS encoding MFS transporter, with protein MTVVAEEQHADDTKRSRNGRWIDHWEPEDPEFWERGGKRTAWRNLGFSILAEHLGFNVWILMSIVVVSLGDVGIDFGVGQTFWLLILPNLVGSALRVPYTFAIPKLGGRAWTTISASLLLIPCVLLAIAVTAQAPYWFFLLTAAAMGFGGGNFSSSMANISFFFPEGKKGLALGLNAAGGNLGVAVTQLFVPVVISIGTGITLAYAALMWMPMIVLAASCSWFFMDSLTSAKPDGRSYRLAMANKHTWIMSFLYIGTFGSFIGFSFAFPSLIKISFVEFEGFVALAFLGALIGSVTRPLGGWLSDRVGGARITLLNFVGMAIGTVGVLISVGTRSFVLFFGSFILLFVLTGIGNGSTYRMIPMIFSAEARRRAGAAGEEVIRSAKRQAGAVVGVAGAIGAFGGVLVNLVFKFSLQGEDRSLTSALIAILAYYAVCVATTWWFYLRRSFAVERAPSLAYAGV; from the coding sequence ATGACCGTGGTAGCCGAAGAGCAGCACGCGGACGACACGAAGCGGTCTCGGAACGGGCGATGGATCGACCACTGGGAGCCGGAGGACCCGGAATTCTGGGAACGCGGCGGGAAACGCACCGCGTGGCGCAATCTCGGTTTCTCGATCCTGGCCGAGCACCTCGGATTCAACGTATGGATCCTGATGAGCATCGTCGTGGTCAGCCTCGGCGACGTGGGGATCGATTTCGGGGTGGGGCAGACCTTCTGGCTGCTCATCCTGCCGAACCTGGTCGGTTCGGCGTTGCGGGTGCCGTATACCTTCGCCATCCCGAAACTCGGTGGCCGGGCATGGACCACCATCAGCGCGTCCCTGCTGCTGATTCCCTGCGTACTGCTGGCGATCGCCGTCACCGCGCAGGCGCCGTACTGGTTCTTCCTGCTCACCGCGGCGGCGATGGGCTTCGGCGGTGGCAACTTCTCCTCCTCGATGGCGAACATCTCGTTCTTCTTCCCGGAGGGCAAGAAGGGACTCGCGCTCGGGCTGAACGCGGCGGGCGGCAACCTCGGCGTGGCGGTGACCCAGTTGTTCGTGCCGGTCGTGATCAGCATCGGCACCGGGATCACCCTTGCCTACGCCGCGTTGATGTGGATGCCGATGATCGTGCTGGCCGCGTCGTGCTCCTGGTTCTTCATGGACAGCCTCACCTCGGCCAAACCGGACGGCCGTTCCTACCGGCTGGCCATGGCCAACAAGCACACCTGGATCATGTCCTTCCTCTACATCGGAACGTTCGGATCCTTCATCGGATTCTCGTTCGCCTTCCCCTCCCTGATCAAGATCAGCTTCGTGGAGTTCGAGGGCTTCGTCGCGCTGGCCTTCCTCGGCGCACTGATCGGCTCGGTCACCCGGCCGCTCGGCGGCTGGCTGTCCGACCGGGTCGGCGGGGCACGGATCACCCTGCTGAACTTCGTCGGTATGGCGATCGGCACGGTCGGCGTGCTGATCAGCGTCGGCACGCGGAGCTTCGTCCTCTTCTTCGGCTCGTTCATCCTGCTGTTCGTGCTCACCGGGATCGGCAACGGCTCGACCTACCGGATGATCCCGATGATCTTCTCGGCGGAGGCCCGGCGCAGGGCGGGTGCGGCCGGCGAGGAAGTGATCAGGTCCGCCAAGCGGCAGGCCGGTGCCGTGGTCGGGGTCGCGGGCGCGATCGGTGCGTTCGGCGGGGTGCTGGTCAACCTGGTGTTCAAGTTCTCCCTGCAGGGCGAGGACAGGAGCCTCACCTCGGCGCTGATCGCGATCCTCGCTTACTACGCGGTGTGTGTCGCCACCACCTGGTGGTTCTACCTGCGCCGGAGTTTCGCGGTGGAGCGGGCGCCCAGCCTTGCCTACGCGGGGGTGTGA